A genome region from Hymenobacter tibetensis includes the following:
- a CDS encoding HD domain-containing protein, whose product MNVELAEEYILHELRAHLPAILYYHGVHHTLDVTQAAMQLATAEGITAETDRQLLRTAALYHDTGFLRTFTGHEVEGCTLVREMLPRFEYTATQIDTICEMIMATRLPQDPHSHLAEILCDADLDYLGRPDFEPIAHTLFLEFQARQLITADENAWNRSQEQFLAQHHYWTATAVAWREAAKQERLREVREKLLA is encoded by the coding sequence ATGAATGTTGAGCTTGCTGAAGAGTACATTTTGCACGAGTTGCGTGCCCACCTGCCGGCCATTCTCTACTACCATGGTGTGCACCACACCTTGGATGTGACGCAGGCGGCGATGCAGCTAGCTACGGCCGAAGGCATCACTGCCGAAACCGACCGCCAACTCCTGCGCACAGCGGCTCTGTACCACGACACTGGGTTTCTGCGCACGTTCACGGGGCATGAAGTGGAGGGCTGTACCCTCGTACGTGAAATGTTGCCCCGTTTCGAGTACACTGCTACCCAGATTGACACGATCTGCGAGATGATCATGGCGACTCGCCTGCCCCAGGATCCGCATTCGCACCTAGCCGAAATCCTCTGCGACGCCGACCTCGACTACCTGGGCCGCCCCGACTTTGAGCCCATAGCCCACACGCTGTTTCTGGAGTTTCAGGCGCGCCAGCTTATAACCGCCGACGAAAACGCCTGGAATCGTTCGCAAGAGCAATTTCTAGCGCAGCACCATTACTGGACTGCTACCGCCGTGGCGTGGCGCGAGGCGGC
- a CDS encoding cyclic nucleotide-binding domain-containing protein, producing MILPTTWHRFLGIRPDEGKTVWLFFLHNFLLGIGTILVYVAANVILLENNPERNLPLAYGVAALALMAVGKVYTHFEHQLQLQRLAVRVLLAVVVLTGVLGVLVAVGHSVAAAVAIMAGYRIIYLLTNLEFWGVSAVVFDVRQSKRLFSLISSGDMPAKALGAVLAILVHGHTDLLFLLLLAFGAYVGALFTLRTTLASHVVEVKSVARRHRQQDAAPLLQRWSGNSQLVLSMCLSLMAVAAVTTGVEYSFFVNVKHKFHDQATLMRYLGTVLALTYLLAMVFKVLLSQVTLERLGIRLMLLALPAAVVLGVLVFGGLEFAAAPDSVMLLYFCGLFLGLEVLRRAVFDPVFLVLFQALSATERLQAHTTAKGFFEPLGMALAGFLLFALHYLPELNEWLPFVWMGLFAAGALLFLHRTYGHYLAELHHAVSRRFTDDAEAPASSGTGWHQPTATQAEQASEAINDDHIRQLIAGLSDRTQRRRATARLVQLGETAVPLLAEALQNTTEEVQLQRLAHVYGHIQTPASRQALLTLLKQPRLFGREVALRALRTFDQDPADGPMFQALVREELQLAQQLLHGLATAPTELRRALDYELTRVQQRIFGLLLQLYPPQFIADAQRGVAHAARERQANALEILDNIIPRSLYQGLQALLDVLPNPDKIRTFDRLLGVPAVPVDVVLLVVRLGETTFSEWTVSVALPHWQPTAGTMPQLLPHLSSPSLLVRESAFATLEQLAHRQPALHQQLCNENSTIASQRMAHHAAAATISAHDRVQVLHHTALFAETPENVLSSIVPIMKEVTFHEGQEIFAKGDLGTSLFIVYEGEVGVFNGPQQLATFKKGDFFGELALLDAEPRSATAVAHGPVVAFRLDQEDFYDVMEERGEVLRNVLRVLCQRLRRQNEKMQLPQ from the coding sequence TTGATACTCCCTACCACTTGGCACCGCTTTCTTGGCATCCGCCCCGATGAGGGAAAGACGGTGTGGCTGTTCTTTCTGCACAACTTTCTACTGGGCATCGGCACCATTCTGGTGTACGTGGCGGCCAACGTTATTCTGCTCGAAAACAACCCCGAGCGCAACCTGCCGCTGGCCTACGGGGTAGCCGCGTTGGCGCTTATGGCCGTCGGCAAAGTGTACACGCATTTCGAGCACCAGCTGCAACTACAGCGCCTGGCGGTGCGGGTGCTGCTAGCGGTAGTGGTGCTGACGGGTGTGCTGGGCGTGTTAGTCGCCGTAGGGCACTCGGTGGCGGCAGCGGTGGCCATTATGGCGGGCTACCGCATCATCTATCTGCTCACCAACTTGGAATTCTGGGGCGTATCGGCCGTGGTGTTTGATGTGCGGCAAAGCAAGCGCCTCTTTAGCCTCATCAGTTCCGGTGATATGCCCGCCAAGGCACTGGGTGCGGTACTTGCCATTCTGGTGCACGGCCACACCGATTTGTTGTTTCTGCTGCTACTAGCATTCGGGGCCTACGTAGGCGCGTTGTTTACGCTGCGTACCACGTTGGCCTCACACGTGGTAGAGGTGAAATCGGTAGCCCGGCGCCACCGGCAGCAAGACGCTGCCCCTCTGCTTCAGCGCTGGTCCGGCAACAGCCAGTTGGTGTTGTCTATGTGCCTGAGCTTGATGGCCGTGGCGGCCGTCACAACGGGCGTCGAGTACTCCTTCTTCGTGAACGTCAAGCACAAATTTCACGACCAAGCCACGCTGATGCGGTATTTGGGTACCGTCCTGGCCCTGACTTACCTGCTGGCCATGGTGTTCAAGGTGCTGCTCTCGCAGGTTACGTTGGAGCGGCTAGGTATTCGCCTGATGCTATTGGCGCTGCCGGCCGCCGTAGTGCTAGGAGTGCTGGTGTTTGGCGGCTTGGAATTCGCAGCCGCTCCCGATTCGGTGATGTTGCTGTACTTCTGCGGGTTGTTTTTGGGGTTGGAAGTGTTGCGGCGGGCGGTGTTCGACCCGGTATTTCTGGTGCTGTTTCAGGCGCTTTCGGCAACCGAGCGGTTGCAGGCTCACACCACCGCCAAGGGCTTTTTCGAGCCGTTGGGGATGGCGCTGGCTGGGTTCCTGCTGTTTGCGTTACACTACCTGCCGGAGCTAAACGAGTGGCTACCGTTCGTATGGATGGGCTTATTTGCGGCGGGGGCCCTGCTGTTTCTGCACCGCACCTATGGCCACTACCTAGCCGAGCTACACCACGCCGTTAGCCGCCGCTTCACCGATGATGCCGAAGCGCCAGCGTCGTCTGGTACGGGCTGGCATCAACCTACCGCCACCCAGGCCGAGCAGGCTTCCGAGGCTATCAACGACGACCATATCCGCCAGTTGATTGCGGGCCTCTCCGACCGGACGCAGCGACGGCGGGCTACTGCCCGCCTTGTTCAGCTAGGCGAAACGGCTGTGCCGTTGTTGGCCGAAGCGCTTCAAAACACCACCGAGGAAGTACAGCTGCAACGGTTGGCGCACGTGTACGGCCACATCCAGACTCCCGCCAGCCGGCAAGCTCTGCTGACCTTGCTGAAACAGCCCCGCTTGTTTGGGCGCGAAGTGGCGTTACGCGCCTTGCGTACCTTCGACCAAGACCCCGCCGATGGGCCCATGTTCCAGGCGTTGGTGCGGGAAGAACTACAACTCGCCCAACAACTTCTGCATGGCCTTGCCACCGCTCCCACTGAGCTACGGCGTGCCCTCGACTATGAGCTAACCCGAGTGCAGCAACGAATCTTTGGGCTCCTGCTCCAGCTCTACCCCCCGCAATTCATTGCCGACGCGCAACGCGGCGTGGCTCACGCCGCCCGTGAGCGGCAGGCCAACGCCCTGGAAATCCTCGATAACATCATTCCTCGCTCGCTCTACCAGGGGTTGCAAGCCTTGCTGGACGTGCTGCCCAACCCCGACAAAATCCGCACCTTCGACCGGTTGCTGGGTGTTCCAGCTGTGCCTGTTGATGTGGTGCTGCTGGTGGTTCGGCTGGGCGAAACCACGTTTTCGGAATGGACGGTAAGCGTGGCCCTACCGCACTGGCAGCCCACGGCCGGTACTATGCCGCAGCTACTACCCCACTTGAGCAGCCCTAGCTTACTGGTGCGAGAAAGTGCCTTTGCCACCTTGGAACAGCTAGCTCACCGGCAACCTGCGTTGCATCAGCAGCTGTGCAATGAAAATTCCACTATAGCCTCCCAACGTATGGCCCATCATGCCGCCGCCGCAACTATTTCCGCTCACGACCGGGTACAAGTGCTGCACCATACGGCCTTGTTTGCCGAAACGCCCGAAAACGTGCTGAGCAGCATCGTACCCATTATGAAGGAAGTAACCTTCCATGAGGGACAGGAAATCTTTGCCAAAGGCGACCTGGGCACCTCACTCTTCATCGTGTATGAAGGCGAAGTGGGCGTATTCAACGGCCCTCAGCAGCTAGCTACCTTCAAGAAAGGCGACTTTTTTGGCGAACTGGCCCTCCTCGATGCCGAACCCCGCTCTGCTACGGCCGTGGCGCACGGTCCCGTAGTGGCGTTCCGCCTCGACCAAGAAGACTTCTACGACGTGATGGAGGAACGCGGTGAAGTACTGCGCAACGTGTTGCGGGTGCTCTGCCAGCGCCTGCGCCGCCAAAACGAGAAGATGCAACTTCCCCAGTAG
- a CDS encoding response regulator has product MKILVVDDEVDVRTLFEQRFRREIRSGEFTFSFAYSGEEALNYLHSHVSEVVLILSDINMPGMSGLELLRRVKQEYAAPPPAPPLVMMITAYGDTESYNQAMQLGANDFLTKPVDFAALKEKLVSLEKL; this is encoded by the coding sequence ATGAAAATATTGGTCGTCGACGACGAAGTGGACGTACGGACGTTGTTTGAGCAGCGCTTTCGGCGCGAAATTCGGAGCGGGGAGTTCACCTTTTCCTTTGCCTACTCGGGCGAAGAGGCGCTTAACTATCTGCACAGCCACGTGTCGGAAGTGGTGCTAATTCTGTCTGACATCAACATGCCGGGTATGAGCGGGCTGGAACTGCTGCGGCGTGTGAAGCAGGAGTACGCTGCCCCACCGCCCGCGCCACCCCTGGTCATGATGATAACTGCCTACGGCGACACGGAAAGCTACAACCAAGCTATGCAGCTCGGAGCCAATGATTTCCTAACCAAACCCGTAGATTTTGCCGCTCTCAAAGAAAAATTAGTCTCGCTGGAGAAGCTATGA
- a CDS encoding adenylate/guanylate cyclase domain-containing protein, translating to MKTKILVVDDEADLELLIKQKFRRQIREGVYEFKFAGNGQEALDTIRDTPDLDIILSDINMPVMDGLTLLTKLHDLNSVLKTVMVSAYGDMENIRTAMNRGAFDFVCKPVDFADLEVTMQKTASHVQQLRETLRAIQENNILKMYVDETVINFMARPGFEDTLMASETVEATVAFVDICGFTALSEVLPAHTVVTLLNTYFDQMVKEIIAQGGYIDKFMGDAVMAVFRGEYHLDRAIDAALSVRTLIQNQQSTLPDGTSYQPQVSIGINTGEMVSGNIGSASLRRLDYTVIGDTVNVSQRLQGAAQPNQIIITEAIYQKVKESFQCQPVGELKLKNKANPVMTYEVVA from the coding sequence ATGAAAACGAAAATTTTGGTGGTCGATGACGAAGCCGATTTGGAGTTGCTGATCAAGCAAAAGTTCCGGCGGCAGATTCGCGAAGGGGTGTACGAGTTCAAGTTTGCTGGCAACGGCCAGGAAGCACTCGACACCATTCGCGACACGCCGGACCTGGACATCATTCTCTCCGACATCAACATGCCCGTCATGGACGGGCTGACGCTGCTTACCAAGCTGCACGATCTGAATTCGGTGCTGAAAACCGTGATGGTGTCGGCCTACGGCGACATGGAAAACATTCGGACGGCCATGAACCGTGGGGCCTTCGACTTTGTGTGCAAGCCCGTGGACTTCGCCGACCTGGAAGTGACCATGCAGAAAACGGCCAGCCACGTGCAGCAGCTGCGCGAAACCTTGCGCGCTATTCAGGAAAACAACATCCTGAAGATGTACGTGGATGAAACGGTTATCAACTTCATGGCGCGCCCCGGCTTCGAGGATACCCTCATGGCCAGCGAAACAGTCGAAGCCACCGTGGCCTTTGTTGATATCTGTGGGTTCACCGCACTGTCGGAGGTGCTGCCGGCTCACACGGTGGTAACGCTGCTCAATACCTACTTCGACCAGATGGTGAAGGAGATAATTGCGCAGGGTGGCTACATTGATAAGTTCATGGGTGACGCCGTAATGGCCGTGTTCCGAGGCGAATATCACCTCGACCGAGCCATTGATGCCGCCTTGTCGGTGCGCACGCTCATCCAGAACCAGCAAAGCACCCTCCCCGACGGCACTAGCTACCAGCCGCAGGTGTCCATCGGCATCAACACTGGTGAAATGGTGAGCGGCAACATCGGTTCGGCCTCTCTCCGCCGCCTCGACTACACCGTCATCGGCGACACCGTGAATGTGAGCCAACGTCTGCAGGGAGCCGCGCAGCCTAACCAGATTATTATCACGGAAGCCATTTATCAGAAAGTAAAGGAATCGTTTCAATGCCAGCCCGTGGGGGAGCTGAAACTAAAGAATAAAGCCAACCCCGTGATGACGTATGAAGTAGTGGCGTAA
- a CDS encoding sensor histidine kinase, translated as MNINTEILFSAIVATGIAGALSKFFSLPIRSARWHFLLTRLWVPGVALFLLSAVFGVKSERINDVYWLLVFAATAAMLVRLRNYRPARTVLLAMAPFVLWFGLEFLVALFGNRLIREYEDVFETAQGFTIFWMITFGLIARSQKKQLEAERLVREEEEKAKQRIEAQNSELERMVSERTAALTQQAEELRYTLTELKTTQAQLIQAEKMASLGELTAGIAHEIQNPLNFVNNFSEVSSELLQELEEEQQKPNRDTELESELLADLKQNLQKISHHGHRASSIVRGMLEHSRASTGERQLTDLNALCDEYLRLAYHGLRAKDKTFNATLDTHFDPTLGPVNVISQDVGRVLLNLLTNAFYAVQQRQKRQEPGYKPTVVVSTNNRAGCTEIRVRDNGMGIPENVKQKIFQPFFTTKPTGEGTGLGLSLSYDIITKGHGGSLSMESEEGKGTEFIITLPI; from the coding sequence ATGAACATCAACACCGAGATATTATTCTCCGCCATAGTTGCTACGGGCATTGCAGGAGCGTTAAGTAAGTTTTTCAGCTTACCCATCCGCTCAGCACGCTGGCACTTTCTGCTCACCCGGCTCTGGGTGCCAGGCGTGGCGCTGTTCCTACTGTCGGCCGTGTTTGGTGTGAAAAGTGAGCGGATCAACGATGTGTACTGGTTGCTGGTGTTTGCGGCAACGGCGGCCATGCTTGTTAGGCTGCGCAATTACCGGCCAGCCCGCACCGTCTTGTTGGCTATGGCGCCGTTTGTGCTGTGGTTTGGGTTGGAGTTTTTGGTGGCCCTATTCGGCAACAGACTCATAAGGGAATACGAAGATGTGTTCGAGACGGCACAAGGCTTTACCATTTTCTGGATGATAACCTTCGGGCTGATTGCTCGCAGCCAGAAAAAACAACTTGAAGCAGAGCGCTTAGTACGCGAAGAAGAAGAAAAGGCCAAGCAGCGCATTGAAGCCCAAAATTCCGAGCTAGAGCGAATGGTATCGGAGCGGACGGCGGCCCTCACGCAGCAAGCCGAGGAGCTGCGCTACACCCTTACTGAGCTCAAAACCACGCAGGCACAGCTTATTCAGGCCGAAAAAATGGCCAGCTTGGGCGAGCTAACCGCCGGTATTGCCCACGAAATTCAGAATCCACTCAACTTCGTCAACAATTTTTCGGAGGTATCGAGTGAGCTATTGCAAGAGTTGGAAGAAGAACAGCAAAAGCCCAACCGGGACACCGAGCTGGAAAGTGAACTGTTAGCCGACCTCAAGCAGAACTTGCAGAAAATCTCGCACCACGGGCACCGAGCCAGCAGTATTGTGCGGGGCATGCTAGAGCACAGCCGCGCCAGTACCGGCGAGCGGCAACTCACCGACCTCAATGCCCTCTGCGACGAGTATCTGCGCCTCGCCTACCACGGCCTGCGGGCCAAAGACAAAACCTTCAACGCCACCCTCGACACGCATTTCGATCCGACGCTGGGACCAGTCAACGTTATTTCGCAAGACGTGGGCCGCGTGCTGCTCAACTTGCTTACCAATGCTTTTTATGCGGTGCAGCAGCGCCAAAAGCGCCAGGAGCCCGGCTATAAGCCCACCGTCGTGGTGAGTACCAACAATAGAGCAGGCTGCACCGAAATCAGAGTGCGCGACAATGGTATGGGAATTCCAGAGAACGTGAAGCAGAAAATTTTTCAACCTTTCTTCACCACCAAGCCCACCGGCGAAGGCACTGGCCTGGGCCTCTCGTTGTCCTACGACATCATCACGAAAGGCCACGGCGGCAGCCTCAGTATGGAAAGTGAGGAAGGCAAGGGAACAGAGTTTATCATAACTCTGCCCATCTGA
- a CDS encoding CvfB family protein has protein sequence MQDSLAAVHVSLLFLSLPQHPSMLLGDYNELEVDREVDFGMYLRSDDGDMLIPRKYIPTGTRIGDVLRVFVYRDSEDRLIATTLDPLVKVGEFAALTVRDVTPLGAFLDWGLEKDLFLPYRNQRRSLRVGQRETVYVYLDDTSDRIVATAKWERQLPTDMPFPGKAGDEVHLFVADETDMGYKVIVNGTHQGLLYHNEVFKPLRLGDMPTGYVRQIREDGKLDISLQRVGYDEALAAADTLLEALRQAPEGRLQVGDKSEPDDIYRRLGMSKKVFKKALGTLYKRGEVQLFPEYTQLVAKTK, from the coding sequence GTGCAAGACAGCCTGGCGGCCGTACACGTATCTTTGCTGTTCCTCTCCTTACCCCAACACCCCTCTATGCTACTCGGCGACTACAACGAACTGGAAGTGGACCGCGAGGTCGATTTTGGCATGTACCTGCGGTCCGACGACGGCGACATGTTGATTCCGCGCAAATACATTCCTACGGGCACCCGCATCGGCGACGTGCTGCGCGTGTTTGTGTACCGCGACTCCGAAGACCGCCTCATTGCCACCACCCTCGACCCCCTGGTGAAGGTTGGCGAATTTGCGGCCCTAACCGTACGCGACGTAACGCCACTCGGAGCCTTCCTAGACTGGGGCCTCGAGAAAGACCTATTCCTCCCCTACCGCAACCAGCGCCGCAGTTTGCGCGTGGGCCAGCGCGAAACCGTGTACGTGTACCTTGATGACACTTCGGACCGCATTGTAGCCACCGCCAAATGGGAGCGGCAGCTTCCCACCGATATGCCTTTCCCTGGCAAGGCCGGAGACGAAGTGCATCTGTTTGTGGCCGATGAAACAGATATGGGCTACAAAGTCATCGTGAACGGCACCCACCAAGGGCTGCTGTATCACAACGAAGTGTTTAAGCCCCTGCGCCTCGGCGACATGCCCACCGGCTACGTGCGTCAGATTCGGGAGGACGGCAAGCTGGATATCAGCCTGCAACGTGTGGGGTACGACGAAGCCCTGGCCGCTGCCGACACCTTGCTGGAAGCCTTGCGCCAAGCACCCGAGGGCCGGCTCCAAGTTGGCGACAAGAGTGAGCCCGACGACATCTACCGCCGCCTAGGCATGAGCAAGAAGGTGTTCAAGAAGGCGCTGGGCACGCTGTATAAGCGCGGAGAAGTGCAGCTTTTCCCGGAGTACACGCAACTGGTAGCAAAAACCAAGTAG